One Arthrobacter sp. StoSoilB19 DNA window includes the following coding sequences:
- a CDS encoding MFS transporter codes for MPSRRTRSGPAASPGTTRARWYHPLSQHNYRLFLAMQLAGSLGVWMQRLAQDWLVLQLTGSPAAVGAAVALQFLPMLVVGPLAGLVVDLFPKRRIMMVCQSVIVLLGLGLAAWAASGTLTVWVVYGSCIALGVTAAVDQPTRQVFVNEVVGDAALRPAIGLNNALSQLGAMAGPALGGIVIAQAGPAAAFALNALIGVVVLGLIAGIRLHELHPGAPAERGRGQVLAGFRYVRERPRLLLLIVLAGLLGAFGMNGPVVLAAFAERVWHNGVEGFGLFNTVSALGALAGALLAARLGSMGRKGIVAAAALFGLSQLVAALMPTLVLFVAMLLVVGVMTLLFLTSAATAVQLEAGPAIRGRVMALYLPLLLGGHACGGLLAGWLTEQFGVRAGLVVTGCLGMLSAVVIGFLLWRHGRRTRPPVATTGP; via the coding sequence GTGCCTTCCCGACGAACCCGTTCCGGACCCGCCGCCAGTCCCGGTACCACCCGGGCCCGCTGGTACCACCCCCTCAGCCAACACAATTACCGTCTGTTCCTGGCCATGCAGCTGGCCGGGAGCCTTGGCGTGTGGATGCAGCGGCTGGCGCAGGACTGGCTGGTGCTGCAGCTGACCGGAAGCCCCGCGGCGGTGGGGGCCGCCGTCGCCCTGCAGTTCCTGCCCATGCTGGTGGTGGGCCCGCTGGCCGGACTGGTGGTGGACCTCTTCCCCAAGCGCCGGATCATGATGGTGTGCCAGTCCGTCATCGTGCTCCTGGGCCTTGGGCTGGCGGCATGGGCGGCAAGCGGCACCCTGACCGTCTGGGTGGTCTACGGCAGCTGTATCGCCCTGGGCGTCACCGCCGCAGTGGACCAGCCCACCAGGCAGGTCTTCGTCAATGAAGTGGTGGGCGACGCCGCCCTGCGCCCGGCGATCGGACTCAACAACGCCCTGTCCCAACTGGGCGCCATGGCCGGGCCTGCGCTGGGCGGCATCGTGATTGCGCAGGCAGGACCGGCGGCCGCGTTCGCTTTGAATGCGTTGATCGGGGTTGTGGTGCTCGGCCTGATTGCCGGCATCCGGTTGCACGAACTGCACCCCGGCGCACCGGCCGAAAGGGGCCGGGGCCAGGTCCTTGCCGGCTTCCGGTATGTCCGGGAGAGGCCGCGCCTGCTGCTCCTTATTGTGTTGGCCGGGCTGCTGGGCGCCTTTGGCATGAACGGGCCGGTGGTCCTTGCCGCCTTTGCCGAGCGGGTGTGGCACAACGGGGTGGAAGGCTTTGGCCTGTTCAACACGGTCAGCGCCTTGGGCGCACTGGCAGGCGCACTCCTGGCGGCACGGCTGGGCAGCATGGGCCGAAAGGGCATCGTGGCCGCGGCGGCCCTCTTCGGGTTGTCCCAGCTGGTGGCCGCGCTCATGCCCACCCTGGTGCTGTTCGTGGCGATGCTGCTGGTGGTGGGTGTGATGACGCTGCTGTTCCTGACCTCCGCCGCCACGGCCGTCCAGCTCGAAGCCGGTCCCGCTATCCGCGGCCGGGTGATGGCCCTGTATTTGCCGCTCCTGCTGGGCGGGCATGCCTGCGGCGGCCTCCTGGCCGGCTGGCTGACCGAGCAGTTCGGTGTCCGGGCCGGGCTGGTGGTCACCGGCTGCCTGGGCATGCTGTCCGCCGTGGTCATCGGCTTCCTGCTCTGGCGGCACGGGCGGCGCACCCGTCCTCCCGTGGCAACTACCGGGCCGTAA
- a CDS encoding carbohydrate ABC transporter permease has product MTTTATPVQPAPGATAPAYNPKSESSSAKRAKSTIFHAAALVLTCVVLYPALWMIASAFKPNSEIGGQNTSLWSNNFSFDNFATAMDGIGGVSTLQFFTNSLILAVGAVVGTILSASVSAYAFARIKFPGRSVFFGMMIATLLLPFHVVIIPQYIIFQQLGLVDTYVPLLIGKFLAGDAFFVFLMVQFMRNLPSELDEAARIDGAGHVRIFTSIMLPLMKPALISTSIFSFIWSWNDFLGPLLYLNTPDKYPLPLALRLFVDQTQSSDYGAMIAMSVLALLPVLIFFLIFQRYIVEGVSTQGLKG; this is encoded by the coding sequence ATGACAACCACGGCAACCCCCGTCCAGCCGGCCCCGGGCGCCACCGCCCCGGCCTACAACCCGAAATCCGAATCCAGCAGCGCAAAACGCGCCAAGAGCACCATCTTCCACGCCGCAGCGCTCGTGCTGACCTGCGTGGTGCTCTACCCGGCCCTGTGGATGATCGCCTCCGCGTTCAAACCCAACTCGGAAATCGGCGGCCAGAACACCTCGCTGTGGTCCAACAACTTCAGCTTTGACAACTTCGCCACCGCGATGGACGGCATCGGCGGGGTCTCCACCCTGCAGTTCTTCACCAACTCGCTGATCCTGGCCGTCGGCGCCGTCGTGGGCACCATCCTCTCAGCGAGCGTGTCCGCCTACGCCTTCGCCCGGATCAAGTTCCCCGGCCGCAGCGTGTTCTTCGGCATGATGATCGCCACCTTGCTGCTGCCGTTCCACGTGGTGATCATCCCGCAGTACATCATCTTCCAGCAGCTCGGACTGGTGGACACCTACGTTCCCCTGCTCATCGGCAAGTTCCTCGCCGGAGACGCGTTCTTCGTGTTCCTCATGGTCCAGTTCATGCGAAACCTTCCCTCCGAACTCGACGAAGCAGCCCGCATCGACGGCGCAGGGCACGTCCGGATCTTCACCTCCATCATGCTGCCCCTGATGAAACCGGCCCTGATCTCCACCTCGATCTTCTCCTTCATCTGGAGCTGGAACGACTTCCTGGGCCCGCTGCTCTACTTGAACACCCCCGACAAATACCCGCTGCCCCTGGCCCTGCGCCTCTTCGTGGACCAAACCCAGTCTTCGGACTACGGCGCCATGATCGCCATGTCCGTCCTGGCCCTGCTCCCCGTGCTGATCTTCTTCCTGATCTTCCAGCGGTACATCGTCGAAGGCGTTTCCACCCAGGGCCTCAAGGGCTAA
- a CDS encoding sugar ABC transporter permease has translation MTQSPTLSRRQGHSGTALPRKSRQRGADARAGYTFLLPWLLGFIALTVGPMISSLYLSFTNYNLFEPPKWIGFDNYATLFQDERFLQSVGVTLSYVVFGTPLKLAAALAVAMLLNSKRRGQGFYRSAFYAPSLIGASVSIAIVWKAMFGDSGPVDQGLSFFGINIGGWVGNPSMTMPMMILLTVWQFGAPMVIFLAGLKQIPGELYEAASMDGAGPVRKFFNITWPMLSPVIFFNLLMETIHAFQIFASAYIISNGEGGPAGSTLFYTLYLYLRGFSDFRMGYASAMAWLLVIVVGIITLIFFRTSKSWVHYSGDAK, from the coding sequence GTGACTCAAAGCCCAACCCTGAGCAGGCGCCAGGGGCACTCCGGTACCGCGCTGCCGCGCAAGTCGCGGCAGCGCGGGGCGGATGCCCGCGCCGGTTACACCTTCCTGCTGCCCTGGCTGCTGGGTTTCATCGCCCTGACGGTCGGGCCGATGATCTCCTCGCTGTACCTGTCGTTCACCAACTACAACCTGTTCGAGCCGCCCAAGTGGATCGGCTTCGACAACTACGCCACCCTCTTCCAGGACGAGCGGTTCCTGCAGTCCGTGGGCGTGACCCTGTCCTACGTGGTCTTCGGCACCCCGCTCAAGCTCGCCGCGGCCTTGGCGGTGGCGATGCTGCTGAACAGCAAGCGCCGCGGCCAGGGCTTCTACCGGTCGGCTTTCTACGCCCCGTCCCTGATTGGGGCCTCGGTGTCCATCGCGATCGTCTGGAAGGCCATGTTCGGCGATTCCGGACCCGTTGACCAGGGCCTGTCCTTCTTCGGGATCAACATCGGCGGCTGGGTGGGGAATCCGTCCATGACCATGCCCATGATGATCCTGCTGACCGTGTGGCAGTTCGGCGCCCCGATGGTGATCTTCCTGGCCGGCCTGAAGCAGATCCCGGGCGAACTCTACGAGGCGGCATCGATGGACGGTGCCGGTCCGGTGCGGAAGTTCTTCAACATCACCTGGCCCATGCTCTCCCCGGTGATCTTCTTCAACCTCCTGATGGAAACCATCCACGCGTTCCAGATCTTCGCGTCGGCTTACATCATTTCCAACGGTGAAGGCGGCCCCGCCGGATCCACCCTCTTCTACACCCTCTACCTGTACCTGCGGGGCTTCAGCGACTTCCGGATGGGCTACGCCTCAGCCATGGCATGGTTGCTGGTGATCGTGGTAGGCATCATCACCCTGATCTTCTTCCGCACGTCCAAGTCCTGGGTCCACTACAGCGGTGATGCAAAATGA
- a CDS encoding ABC transporter substrate-binding protein translates to MINRRHFLTTVAIGTASAAALAACGNGGSSSGQTGSAEKPVTINYTWWGNDDRAERTRKAIALFESKNPDIKVNGNFTDFAGYWQKRATEAAGGGLPDVMQWDLSYLRDYGQRNQLLDLGTVKIDTSAFEKSLLPSGQIKGKTYGIPTSTNAFAVYYDPAKLASLGIAEPTGKWTWSEFQVFLKEVGDKGNGTLYGSTDFTGVWWQFNIWLRQKNIQAFTSDGKLGFSKDDLKTWWNLNSKLRGTQALVPEDRVTQLKPKSPFGSNVSAAEVTWDNFMAGYLADSGAKQLKLVPVPSDDPNNLGLFLKPSMLMVASAKTKFKDAAARFIDFMVNDPEVGQIFKTSRGVPASKTQRDGTTFDGADKLVVDYEKSIEQYLKDAPEPPIVGFGTLEASFGRIASDLNYGKLTVDGAVDAWFKEAEDLIKQNA, encoded by the coding sequence GTGATCAACAGAAGGCATTTCCTCACAACCGTGGCCATCGGCACGGCATCTGCCGCAGCCCTGGCAGCCTGTGGGAACGGAGGCAGCTCGTCCGGCCAGACCGGATCCGCTGAAAAACCCGTGACCATCAACTACACCTGGTGGGGCAACGACGACCGCGCCGAGCGGACCCGCAAAGCCATCGCCCTGTTCGAGTCGAAGAACCCGGACATCAAGGTCAACGGCAACTTCACGGACTTTGCCGGCTACTGGCAGAAGCGCGCCACCGAAGCGGCAGGCGGCGGCCTGCCTGACGTGATGCAGTGGGACCTGTCCTACCTGCGCGATTACGGCCAGCGCAACCAGCTCCTGGACCTGGGCACAGTGAAGATCGATACCTCCGCGTTCGAGAAGTCACTCCTGCCGTCCGGCCAGATCAAGGGCAAGACCTACGGCATCCCCACCAGCACCAACGCCTTCGCGGTCTACTACGATCCCGCCAAGCTGGCCTCCCTGGGCATCGCCGAACCCACCGGTAAGTGGACCTGGTCCGAATTCCAGGTATTCCTGAAGGAAGTTGGGGACAAAGGCAACGGCACCCTGTACGGCTCCACGGACTTCACCGGCGTGTGGTGGCAGTTCAACATTTGGCTCCGGCAGAAGAACATCCAGGCTTTCACCAGCGACGGGAAGCTGGGATTCAGCAAGGACGACCTGAAGACCTGGTGGAACCTCAACTCGAAGCTGCGCGGCACCCAGGCCCTCGTGCCGGAAGACCGGGTAACCCAGCTCAAGCCCAAGTCGCCGTTCGGCTCCAACGTCAGTGCCGCCGAGGTTACCTGGGACAACTTCATGGCCGGATACCTGGCCGACAGCGGTGCCAAGCAACTCAAGCTGGTACCGGTACCCTCGGACGACCCGAACAACCTGGGCCTGTTCCTGAAGCCGTCCATGCTGATGGTGGCCAGCGCCAAGACCAAGTTCAAGGACGCTGCCGCACGCTTCATCGATTTCATGGTCAACGACCCCGAGGTGGGCCAGATCTTCAAGACCTCCCGCGGCGTTCCGGCCTCCAAGACCCAGCGCGACGGCACCACGTTCGATGGCGCCGACAAGCTGGTGGTTGATTACGAGAAGTCCATCGAGCAGTACCTCAAGGACGCACCCGAGCCGCCCATCGTCGGTTTCGGCACGCTCGAAGCGTCGTTCGGCCGGATCGCCTCCGACCTCAACTACGGCAAGCTCACCGTTGACGGTGCCGTCGACGCGTGGTTCAAGGAAGCCGAAGACCTCATCAAGCAGAATGCCTGA
- a CDS encoding beta-galactosidase, giving the protein MTQQESTRPSKVWSNVGGIAFGGDYNPEQWPAGVRLEDLELMQEAGVNFLSVGIFSWALLEPAEGHYEFGWLDEVMDNLAGVGVKVALATATAAPPAWLVRKHPEILPVTADGTVLGPGSRRHYTPSSAVYRRYAAGITRALAERYKNHPALALWHVDNELGCHVSEFYGEEDAAAFRAWLERRYGSIDALNASWGTAFWSQNYSSFDEILPPAVAPSTLNPGQQLDFQRFNSWALMDYYRELVAVLREVTPDIPCTTNLMASSATKSMDYFSWAKDLDVIANDHYLVAADPERHLELAFSADLTRGISGGDPWILMEHSTSAVNWQPRNQPKMPGEMLRNSLSHVARGADAVMFFQWRQSYVGSEKFHSAMVPHGGRDTRVWREVVELGAALKRLEPVRGSRVQSRTAIVFDYEAWWATEIDSKPSIDVKYLDLLRAFHRSLVLRGVSVDLVHPSTSLQGYDLVLVCTLYAASDESADNVAAAADSGATVLVSYFSGIVDMQDHVRLGGYPGAFRELLGVRVEEFHPLLAGAQLKLGDGTVSSVWSEHLHLAGAEAIQTFTEYPLEGVPSLTRRPVGSGAAWYLATFPDADGIEALVDKLLAESGVSPVATADPGVEVVRRRSADGRSFLFAINHTRADAAVTAAGVDLLTGEQFPGTVPAGGVAVVAESQAQQAGSRTTAL; this is encoded by the coding sequence ATGACACAGCAGGAAAGCACCCGCCCGTCCAAAGTTTGGAGCAACGTCGGGGGCATCGCATTCGGGGGCGACTACAACCCCGAGCAATGGCCCGCGGGTGTCCGGCTGGAGGATCTGGAACTCATGCAGGAAGCGGGCGTGAATTTCCTCAGCGTCGGCATCTTCTCCTGGGCCCTGCTGGAACCCGCGGAAGGGCACTACGAGTTCGGCTGGCTGGACGAAGTCATGGACAACCTCGCCGGGGTCGGCGTTAAAGTGGCCCTGGCCACCGCCACCGCCGCGCCTCCCGCCTGGCTGGTCCGCAAACACCCGGAAATCCTGCCGGTAACGGCTGACGGGACCGTGCTGGGACCAGGCTCACGGCGGCACTACACGCCGTCGTCGGCCGTGTACCGCCGCTACGCCGCCGGGATCACGCGCGCACTCGCCGAACGGTACAAGAATCACCCCGCGCTGGCGCTGTGGCACGTTGACAACGAACTGGGCTGCCACGTCTCGGAGTTCTACGGGGAAGAGGACGCAGCCGCCTTCCGCGCCTGGCTCGAACGCCGGTACGGGAGCATCGATGCCTTGAACGCCTCCTGGGGCACGGCATTCTGGTCCCAGAACTACAGCTCCTTCGACGAAATCCTGCCGCCCGCCGTCGCCCCGTCCACCCTGAACCCGGGCCAGCAACTGGACTTCCAGCGGTTCAACTCGTGGGCGCTGATGGACTACTACCGGGAGCTGGTGGCCGTCCTTCGCGAGGTGACCCCGGACATCCCCTGCACCACCAACCTGATGGCCTCAAGTGCCACCAAATCCATGGACTACTTCAGCTGGGCCAAAGACCTGGACGTCATCGCCAACGACCACTACCTTGTGGCCGCGGACCCGGAACGCCACCTGGAACTCGCGTTCAGCGCGGACCTCACCCGTGGTATCTCGGGGGGCGACCCGTGGATCCTGATGGAGCATTCGACGTCGGCCGTTAACTGGCAGCCGCGCAACCAGCCCAAGATGCCCGGCGAGATGCTGCGCAATTCACTGTCGCACGTGGCACGCGGGGCCGACGCCGTGATGTTCTTCCAGTGGCGGCAGAGCTATGTGGGCTCCGAGAAATTCCATTCAGCGATGGTCCCGCACGGCGGACGGGACACGCGGGTGTGGCGTGAGGTGGTGGAGCTCGGCGCGGCACTGAAACGCCTCGAACCCGTGCGCGGTTCGCGGGTCCAGTCGCGTACCGCCATTGTGTTCGACTACGAGGCCTGGTGGGCCACTGAGATCGACTCCAAGCCGAGCATCGATGTGAAGTACCTGGACCTGCTGCGGGCGTTCCACCGGTCGTTGGTCCTGCGCGGAGTCTCCGTGGACCTGGTGCATCCGTCAACGTCACTGCAAGGCTACGACCTGGTGCTGGTGTGCACGCTGTACGCCGCGTCCGATGAGTCCGCTGACAATGTCGCCGCTGCGGCCGACTCCGGCGCAACGGTGCTGGTCAGCTACTTCAGCGGGATCGTGGACATGCAGGACCATGTGCGGCTGGGCGGCTATCCGGGCGCCTTCCGTGAGCTCCTGGGCGTAAGGGTGGAGGAGTTCCATCCGCTGCTGGCCGGGGCGCAGCTGAAGCTGGGCGACGGCACTGTGTCATCCGTCTGGAGCGAACACCTGCACCTTGCCGGCGCCGAGGCCATCCAGACCTTCACCGAATACCCGCTGGAGGGCGTCCCTTCCCTCACCCGCCGGCCCGTGGGTTCCGGGGCTGCCTGGTACTTGGCCACGTTCCCCGATGCCGACGGGATTGAGGCCCTGGTTGACAAACTGCTGGCCGAATCAGGCGTATCCCCCGTTGCCACTGCCGATCCCGGAGTGGAAGTGGTGCGACGCCGGTCCGCCGACGGGCGCAGCTTCCTCTTCGCGATCAACCACACGCGGGCGGATGCCGCCGTCACAGCCGCCGGTGTGGACCTGCTGACCGGTGAGCAGTTTCCGGGTACAGTTCCTGCCGGCGGCGTCGCAGTGGTGGCTGAAAGCCAGGCGCAGCAAGCCGGCAGCCGTACAACTGCGCTTTAA
- a CDS encoding extracellular solute-binding protein translates to MPLFPRPASAAKQPAGVPPSRPLRRTRTAGAVAAAVAAVLALSACGGGATPQNADGTVELRFSWWGGDKRAQLTQEAIKQFEAENPKIKIKPEFGDWSGYWDKLATQVAANDAPDIIQMDEKYITEYSSRGALLDLSKYDIDTSKLDEAALNAGKGEKGLTGIAAGINAATILANPAVFQAAGVPLPDDSKWTWDDFGRIAAEITAKSPKGTYGAAAYGTDEASLGVWLRQNGKSLYTSDGKLGFEPSDIAEWWAFLKQLSQKKAVPSASEVVEAEAAPLDQSGLATGKNGMAFWWSNQAPALEKASGGDLKILRFPTKTGSAADAGLWYKASQFWSASSRTKHPQETAKFINFLTNNVKAGEALLADRGVYPNSDVRAAIQPKLTPADVKVVKFIDQIKDELGEAPAPPPKGAGAIQEIIKRYTSEVLFERLSPDDAGKKATDEMKSAISK, encoded by the coding sequence TATTTCCCCGTCCTGCATCCGCTGCCAAGCAGCCGGCAGGGGTACCACCTTCACGCCCATTGCGCCGAACCCGTACAGCAGGTGCGGTCGCCGCTGCCGTCGCCGCCGTCCTTGCCCTCAGCGCCTGCGGCGGGGGAGCCACTCCCCAGAACGCTGACGGAACCGTTGAGCTTCGCTTCTCCTGGTGGGGCGGCGACAAACGCGCCCAACTGACGCAGGAAGCCATCAAGCAATTCGAAGCCGAAAATCCCAAGATCAAGATCAAGCCGGAGTTTGGGGACTGGAGCGGCTACTGGGACAAGTTGGCCACGCAGGTGGCAGCCAACGATGCCCCGGACATCATTCAGATGGACGAGAAGTACATCACGGAGTACTCCAGCCGCGGCGCCCTTCTTGACCTGTCCAAGTACGACATCGACACGTCCAAGCTGGACGAGGCAGCACTCAACGCAGGCAAGGGCGAGAAGGGGCTGACGGGGATTGCCGCCGGCATTAACGCGGCCACCATCCTGGCCAATCCTGCCGTCTTCCAGGCTGCCGGGGTTCCGCTCCCGGACGATAGCAAGTGGACCTGGGACGACTTTGGCCGCATTGCCGCTGAGATCACCGCCAAGTCGCCCAAGGGGACCTACGGCGCTGCAGCCTATGGAACTGACGAGGCGTCCCTGGGTGTCTGGCTTCGGCAGAACGGCAAATCCCTGTATACCTCCGATGGAAAGCTGGGCTTCGAGCCGAGCGATATCGCCGAGTGGTGGGCATTCCTGAAGCAGCTGAGCCAGAAGAAAGCAGTCCCATCCGCGTCCGAGGTAGTGGAAGCCGAGGCTGCCCCGCTTGACCAGAGCGGATTGGCAACAGGCAAGAACGGAATGGCCTTCTGGTGGTCCAACCAGGCGCCGGCCCTGGAAAAGGCAAGCGGCGGGGACCTGAAGATCCTGCGGTTCCCCACCAAGACCGGCTCTGCCGCTGATGCAGGCCTCTGGTACAAAGCGTCGCAGTTCTGGTCAGCTTCCTCGCGCACCAAGCACCCGCAGGAAACGGCCAAGTTCATCAACTTCCTGACCAACAATGTCAAAGCCGGCGAGGCCCTCCTCGCTGACCGGGGTGTCTACCCCAACTCCGACGTGCGGGCCGCGATCCAGCCGAAACTCACCCCGGCCGATGTCAAGGTGGTCAAGTTCATCGACCAGATCAAAGACGAGCTCGGCGAGGCGCCGGCGCCGCCGCCGAAGGGAGCCGGTGCCATCCAGGAGATCATCAAGCGTTACACCTCTGAGGTCCTCTTCGAGCGCTTGTCCCCGGATGATGCCGGCAAGAAGGCCACCGACGAGATGAAGTCGGCCATCAGCAAGTAG